In a single window of the Pseudogemmatithrix spongiicola genome:
- a CDS encoding papain-like cysteine protease family protein, whose translation MLSEQAGNALLSTAFSLESIVRLPAETNSPVPLASGDTAYFRDVAVSTTHTITATADGQTFRLDLVYPDGSRDQGGTLTFRSTFNGQSDCFVFGLGSLCGGTQIFLFLDVNVQCAPDGLYRLEPFVNGAPEPAGIGEFQLIPMIPPGTYTTYNQADFITPYDSACAGADGSIRCRGVEGEVRKTIAQKGCLLTAAAMALSYFQVETRPDSLNAWLNRNAGYEGPGVLRYWRIANRAAESGVQFTAGPVPVNTIGGLRDLICRYGPQVVKVNTRQDGSTHFVLATGIAPNGNDVRIDDPGSRSDVPLLRARYGGFESVRQLRRTTGAFDTLGTGLVVTVFSPAHLLLTDPLGRRVGFDPSAGRLFAEVPGSSYDSTAGLSNVLDDDTFGPDDAEQPKQIELTEAVTGVYTVVVEGTGNGTYELATSLLGNGNRSASISYRDIPIAAGERHRYAFAYNPDAVGMPGSTGAGSGGFSGGGQSAQADAILTYARPGQRQTTLVPGSAQYRLLIFYAPGTVPGSFLAELNGSDVTALFTPVAGSSEMVEIPLGPGRNVLKLRADGIGNSRVLSDADNLVFIVP comes from the coding sequence ATGCTGAGCGAACAGGCCGGCAATGCACTCTTGAGCACGGCTTTTTCCCTCGAGTCAATCGTTCGATTGCCTGCGGAGACCAACTCGCCAGTACCGCTCGCGAGCGGCGATACGGCGTACTTCCGGGATGTCGCAGTCTCGACGACGCACACAATTACCGCCACAGCCGACGGCCAGACCTTTCGTCTGGACCTTGTGTATCCAGACGGCTCGCGTGATCAGGGCGGGACGCTGACATTCCGATCGACGTTTAACGGGCAGAGTGACTGCTTCGTGTTCGGCTTAGGGTCGCTCTGTGGAGGCACGCAAATTTTCCTGTTCCTAGATGTCAACGTCCAGTGTGCGCCTGACGGGCTGTATCGACTGGAACCCTTCGTGAATGGAGCGCCTGAACCAGCTGGGATCGGCGAGTTTCAGCTGATTCCGATGATTCCTCCGGGGACCTACACCACTTACAACCAAGCTGACTTCATCACTCCGTATGACAGCGCATGTGCAGGCGCTGACGGGAGCATTCGGTGCAGGGGTGTGGAAGGTGAAGTGAGGAAGACGATCGCACAGAAGGGCTGCTTGCTCACGGCGGCCGCGATGGCGTTGAGTTACTTCCAAGTGGAGACGCGCCCTGATTCGCTCAACGCATGGCTGAATCGAAACGCGGGCTATGAGGGTCCGGGAGTGCTCAGATATTGGAGGATAGCCAATCGCGCCGCGGAGTCAGGCGTTCAGTTTACGGCGGGGCCCGTCCCGGTGAACACGATTGGAGGGCTGCGTGATCTCATTTGCCGCTATGGTCCGCAAGTCGTGAAAGTCAACACACGACAGGACGGCTCGACGCACTTCGTCTTGGCCACTGGCATAGCGCCCAATGGAAATGATGTCCGAATTGATGATCCGGGCAGCAGGTCCGATGTGCCGCTGCTGCGTGCGAGGTATGGCGGGTTCGAGTCGGTGAGACAACTACGTCGCACCACAGGTGCATTCGACACGCTTGGGACTGGGCTTGTCGTGACGGTCTTCTCGCCCGCTCACCTATTGCTAACCGATCCACTTGGGCGACGGGTAGGCTTTGATCCTTCGGCTGGACGCCTCTTCGCCGAGGTTCCTGGCAGCAGCTACGACTCCACAGCCGGCCTCTCAAACGTGCTCGATGACGACACCTTCGGTCCAGACGATGCGGAACAGCCGAAGCAGATCGAACTGACCGAGGCCGTCACGGGTGTCTACACCGTGGTCGTCGAGGGAACCGGGAATGGAACGTACGAACTCGCGACTTCACTTCTCGGGAACGGCAACCGGAGCGCGAGCATCAGCTACAGGGATATTCCCATCGCGGCTGGTGAGAGACACCGGTACGCCTTCGCATACAATCCTGATGCCGTCGGGATGCCGGGATCAACGGGCGCGGGGTCAGGTGGATTCTCGGGCGGCGGGCAAAGTGCGCAGGCCGATGCCATCCTGACGTATGCCCGTCCTGGCCAGCGTCAAACGACGCTGGTGCCAGGCAGCGCGCAATACCGCTTGCTCATCTTCTACGCGCCCGGTACCGTACCGGGAAGCTTTCTTGCCGAGTTGAACGGCAGCGACGTCACTGCCCTGTTCACTCCGGTCGCCGGATCATCTGAGATGGTGGAGATTCCCCTCGGCCCGGGGCGCAACGTGTTGAAGCTGCGCGCGGACGGAATCGGAAACAGTCGCGTGCTCTCCGACGCGGACAATCTGGTGTTTATCGTTCCGTGA
- a CDS encoding addiction module protein, translated as MVDRSQTLESLTAQERIALIGRLWDSLDPAAAAPLSPALAAELDRREAEADADPDAGIPWTALRDELRARLR; from the coding sequence ATGGTTGACCGGTCCCAAACCCTCGAATCGCTGACGGCGCAGGAGCGTATCGCGCTCATCGGCCGTCTCTGGGACAGCCTCGACCCGGCCGCTGCCGCCCCGCTGTCCCCCGCCCTCGCTGCCGAGCTGGATCGCCGTGAAGCCGAGGCCGACGCGGACCCGGACGCCGGCATCCCCTGGACCGCGCTCCGCGACGAGCTCCGCGCCCGGCTCCGCTAG
- a CDS encoding IS481 family transposase, whose amino-acid sequence MNIHNNARLTAWGRAELVRRVVLDGEPVRAVAAALHISPSTAYKWLRRFAAGGWAALADRSSRPHRSPTATRPALIERILRLRATRLTGPEIAERLGLAVSTVGRVLTRAGQGRLKGPGATGGPRYQRETPGELVHVDTKALDRFVTAGHRAHGNRSKVGRRRGLGQDHLHVAVDDATRLAYAALLPTQDAAACTRFLEAARRWFAQLGIAVTGVMTDNAKAYTSHAVQAALAAHGIRHLRTKPYRPQTNGKAERFIQTALRRWAYKKPYRTSAHRNAALPDFLDCYNVERPHRSLGRVPPLLHFLMQREQRP is encoded by the coding sequence GTGAACATCCACAACAATGCGCGATTGACCGCCTGGGGGCGAGCCGAGCTCGTCCGCCGGGTGGTCCTCGACGGCGAGCCGGTGCGCGCCGTCGCCGCGGCCCTCCACATCAGCCCGAGCACGGCTTACAAGTGGCTGCGCCGCTTCGCGGCCGGGGGCTGGGCGGCGCTGGCCGACCGCTCCTCGCGCCCGCATCGCTCGCCGACCGCCACGCGGCCGGCGCTCATCGAGCGGATTCTCCGCCTGCGCGCGACGCGGCTCACCGGGCCGGAGATCGCGGAGCGGCTCGGGCTCGCGGTCTCGACCGTGGGCCGGGTCCTCACGCGCGCGGGCCAGGGCCGGCTGAAGGGCCCGGGGGCGACGGGCGGGCCGCGCTACCAGCGCGAGACGCCCGGCGAGCTCGTGCATGTCGACACGAAGGCCCTCGATCGCTTCGTCACGGCGGGCCATCGCGCGCACGGCAACCGCTCGAAGGTCGGCCGCCGTCGGGGGCTCGGGCAGGACCATCTCCACGTCGCGGTCGACGACGCGACGCGGCTCGCGTACGCGGCGCTGCTGCCGACACAGGACGCGGCGGCGTGCACCCGCTTCCTCGAGGCGGCGCGCCGCTGGTTTGCGCAGCTGGGCATCGCCGTCACCGGTGTGATGACCGACAACGCCAAGGCGTACACGAGCCACGCGGTGCAGGCCGCGCTGGCCGCGCACGGGATCCGGCACCTGCGCACCAAGCCCTACCGCCCGCAGACGAACGGCAAGGCGGAGCGCTTCATCCAGACCGCGCTCCGCCGCTGGGCCTACAAGAAGCCATACCGGACCTCGGCGCACCGCAACGCGGCGCTGCCCGACTTCCTAGATTGCTACAACGTCGAACGGCCGCACCGGTCGCTCGGCCGCGTCCCGCCGCTGCTCCACTTCCTCATGCAGCGTGAACAACGTCCTTAG
- a CDS encoding IS30 family transposase has product MTYTQITHEERYAISALRKLGYSCAAIARELGRAPSTISREVRRNAWRTDGRTYWVDRAQSYTNERRRASRRNARITAEEWAFVEHWIREDWSPEQIVGFHARFGIRTPSHESIYRHIHADRERGGTLYTHLRVMTKNLRKRYGTYDSRGRLAGKRHISTRPAGAENRSRFGHWEGDTVMGSTTDTACILTLVERKSGFIAIGQLDSRQAPETNARLRQLIEAQPRPVRTLTLDNGTEFHSYEKLEAVVDAKCYFATPHHSWERGSNENANGLIRQYLPKRRSMKGLTQRDCQRIADKLNRRPRKRLGFKTPAEVYAA; this is encoded by the coding sequence ATGACCTACACCCAGATCACCCACGAAGAAAGGTACGCCATTTCGGCCCTGCGGAAGCTGGGCTACTCCTGCGCCGCCATCGCACGGGAGCTCGGGCGTGCCCCCAGCACCATCAGCCGCGAGGTGCGCCGCAATGCCTGGCGCACGGATGGTCGCACGTACTGGGTCGACCGCGCCCAGTCCTACACCAACGAGCGGCGACGCGCCTCGCGCCGGAACGCGCGGATCACCGCCGAGGAATGGGCCTTCGTCGAGCACTGGATCCGCGAGGACTGGAGCCCCGAGCAAATCGTGGGGTTCCATGCGCGCTTCGGGATTCGCACGCCGAGCCACGAGTCGATCTACCGGCACATCCACGCCGACCGCGAACGCGGCGGGACGCTGTACACGCACCTGCGCGTGATGACGAAGAACCTGCGCAAGCGCTATGGCACCTACGACAGCCGCGGACGCCTTGCGGGGAAGCGGCACATCTCGACGCGGCCGGCCGGCGCCGAGAATCGCTCGCGCTTCGGGCATTGGGAAGGCGACACGGTGATGGGGAGCACGACGGACACCGCGTGCATCCTGACGCTCGTCGAGCGGAAGTCAGGCTTCATCGCGATCGGGCAGCTCGACTCACGCCAGGCGCCGGAGACGAACGCCCGCCTCCGGCAGCTCATTGAGGCGCAGCCGCGGCCGGTCCGCACGCTGACGCTCGACAACGGCACGGAGTTCCACTCCTATGAAAAGCTCGAGGCGGTCGTCGACGCGAAGTGTTACTTCGCCACGCCGCATCACTCGTGGGAGCGCGGCAGCAACGAGAACGCCAACGGATTGATCCGGCAGTACCTGCCGAAGCGTCGCTCGATGAAGGGGCTGACGCAGCGCGACTGCCAGCGCATCGCGGACAAGCTCAACCGTCGGCCACGCAAGCGACTCGGCTTCAAAACGCCGGCGGAAGTCTATGCCGCCTAA
- a CDS encoding RCC1 domain-containing protein, whose amino-acid sequence MPGRAPSRVGPSYSSQEPLVLDAPAGLRFRAVATGEHHGCAVSTSDDVWCWGRAWEGQLGSRVLVDSSPAPKQIIGLGAVQRLVAGRSHSCALDTEGRVWCWGRNHYRQLATGDTLPRSAPTIALVDSAFVDLVASPSGACGVTAGGAYHCWGATPALRSETPTPLPALEPLRQLAISDSHLCALTVSQTVYCQGENRYGVIGAGGAVRLDARQEVPFILSFPEPIASVSVGPISSCAVSTAGQAYCWGFTGSSGLLGIPADTLCRVRAPGSGCVRGPRPVRTDLRFQEIVIGLGESWRCGLTTDDRLACWGQGSIDVEDPPRSEPTIIPWPATP is encoded by the coding sequence GTGCCTGGGAGGGCTCCGTCGCGAGTCGGTCCATCGTACTCGTCGCAGGAGCCGCTCGTACTCGATGCTCCGGCGGGCTTGCGTTTTCGCGCGGTCGCCACTGGTGAGCATCACGGTTGCGCCGTGAGCACGTCAGACGACGTGTGGTGCTGGGGCAGGGCATGGGAAGGGCAACTCGGCAGTCGAGTACTCGTCGATTCAAGTCCAGCGCCGAAGCAGATCATCGGGCTCGGAGCGGTCCAGCGGCTCGTCGCGGGGCGCAGCCACAGCTGCGCGCTTGATACCGAGGGGCGCGTGTGGTGCTGGGGTCGTAATCACTACCGTCAGTTGGCGACTGGCGACACGCTTCCCCGTTCCGCACCGACCATCGCACTCGTCGATAGCGCCTTCGTCGACCTCGTGGCAAGCCCATCGGGAGCCTGTGGAGTCACGGCGGGCGGCGCGTATCACTGTTGGGGGGCCACCCCAGCGCTGCGCTCCGAGACGCCGACGCCGTTGCCGGCGCTGGAACCGCTGCGACAACTCGCCATCTCGGATTCGCATCTCTGCGCCCTCACGGTGAGCCAGACCGTCTACTGCCAAGGCGAGAACCGATACGGAGTCATCGGTGCCGGTGGGGCCGTGAGACTGGACGCGCGGCAAGAGGTTCCGTTCATCCTCTCATTTCCCGAACCCATCGCGAGCGTTTCCGTGGGTCCAATTTCTTCTTGCGCCGTCAGTACCGCGGGACAGGCGTACTGCTGGGGCTTTACCGGAAGCTCCGGGTTACTCGGAATCCCTGCCGACACCTTGTGCCGAGTACGCGCGCCGGGAAGCGGCTGCGTGAGGGGACCGAGGCCCGTTCGCACGGACCTGCGGTTTCAAGAGATTGTGATCGGCCTCGGCGAGTCATGGCGTTGCGGCCTGACGACGGATGACCGACTGGCCTGCTGGGGTCAAGGATCCATCGACGTCGAGGACCCTCCGCGAAGCGAACCCACCATCATCCCGTGGCCCGCGACACCGTAG
- a CDS encoding IS30 family transposase translates to MFIPSPHGYTWQQRAELWARYRAGDSVREIARDLAKDPGALHGVIRKQGGISPRLRARSALALSLDERERISRGLAAGESYRAIGRALGRAASTISREVARHGGPTKYRAVRADAVAWKSARRPKACRLASRPRLRYLIAAKLKLRWSPEQISAWLRRTYPHEPELHVSHETIYRSLYVQARGVLKKELLRHLRTGRVVRRARASTRKGQGRGQIVDAIPISARPAEVEDRAVPGHWEGDLLAGGGNTHIATLVERTSRFTILVKVESKEPGRVVPALIRQIRRLPAHVARSLTWDRGKELAHHQRFTVATGVQVYFCDPYSPWQRGTNENTNGLLRQYFPTGTSLANVTQRQLDAVAAQLNGRPRKTLDFRTPAEVFDEAVALIA, encoded by the coding sequence ATGTTCATCCCCAGCCCGCACGGCTACACGTGGCAGCAGCGCGCTGAACTCTGGGCGCGCTATCGCGCCGGTGACTCGGTCCGCGAGATCGCCCGCGACCTCGCCAAGGATCCCGGCGCACTTCACGGCGTGATTCGCAAGCAAGGGGGCATCTCGCCGCGCCTGCGTGCACGATCGGCGTTGGCGCTGTCGCTCGACGAACGGGAGCGCATCTCGCGCGGGCTCGCCGCCGGCGAATCCTACCGAGCGATCGGCCGCGCCCTGGGCCGTGCCGCATCGACCATCAGTCGTGAGGTCGCACGTCATGGGGGCCCGACGAAGTATCGGGCCGTCCGCGCCGACGCGGTCGCGTGGAAGTCCGCGCGTCGGCCGAAGGCCTGCCGCCTCGCGTCCCGGCCGCGCCTGCGCTATCTCATTGCAGCGAAGCTGAAGCTGCGCTGGTCACCGGAGCAGATCAGCGCGTGGCTCCGCCGCACCTACCCGCACGAGCCGGAGTTGCACGTGTCGCACGAGACGATCTACCGCTCGCTGTACGTCCAGGCGCGCGGCGTGCTCAAGAAGGAACTGCTGAGGCACCTGCGCACGGGACGCGTGGTGCGGCGCGCCCGCGCCTCGACGCGCAAGGGCCAGGGGCGCGGGCAGATCGTCGATGCCATTCCCATCAGCGCGCGCCCGGCCGAGGTCGAGGACCGCGCCGTGCCCGGCCACTGGGAGGGCGACCTCCTCGCCGGCGGCGGCAACACGCACATCGCCACGCTCGTGGAGCGCACGTCGCGCTTCACGATCCTCGTGAAGGTCGAGAGCAAGGAGCCGGGCCGCGTCGTGCCCGCGCTCATCCGCCAGATCCGGCGGCTGCCGGCGCACGTCGCGCGCTCGCTCACCTGGGACCGCGGCAAGGAACTCGCGCACCACCAGCGCTTCACCGTCGCCACCGGCGTGCAGGTCTACTTCTGCGATCCGTACAGTCCGTGGCAGCGCGGCACCAACGAGAACACGAACGGCCTCCTGCGGCAGTACTTCCCCACGGGCACGAGCCTCGCCAACGTTACGCAGCGGCAGCTCGATGCCGTCGCGGCTCAGCTCAATGGACGGCCCCGCAAGACGCTCGACTTCCGCACCCCGGCAGAAGTCTTCGACGAAGCTGTTGCATTGATTGCTTGA
- a CDS encoding IS110 family transposase, with amino-acid sequence MIGIDLHKRESQLCILDAEGHATERRIVTSRDRFTAVLGSRPPARILVEASTESEWVACHLEALGHAVIVADPNFAPMYATRSRRVKTDRRDARTLADALRLGAYRPAHRVSAARRHVRAELAVREALVRTRTRCIALAKALVRRDGLRVPSSTAANFVERLTALPLGSTLAAELAPLIAVLGPLNVQIEAADARIAALGRTDPIVALLQTAPSIGPVTSSGLVAIADDVGRFPSAHQFEAFLGLVPGERSSGEKRRVGHITKAGNRRARYLLVEAAWRILRSKAADTAVLRAWAQRILHRRGKKIAAVALARRLAGILYAMWRDQRAYDAGQLRMPPSEPVHAA; translated from the coding sequence ATGATAGGGATTGATCTCCACAAGCGCGAGAGCCAACTCTGCATCCTCGACGCGGAGGGGCACGCGACGGAGCGGCGCATCGTCACGAGCCGTGACCGCTTCACGGCGGTGCTGGGGTCGCGTCCGCCCGCGCGGATCCTCGTCGAGGCGTCGACCGAGAGCGAATGGGTCGCGTGTCACCTGGAGGCGCTCGGCCACGCGGTGATTGTCGCCGACCCGAACTTCGCGCCGATGTACGCCACGCGGAGTCGGCGCGTGAAGACGGACAGGCGCGATGCGCGCACCCTCGCCGACGCGCTCCGGCTCGGCGCCTATCGGCCAGCGCACCGCGTGTCGGCCGCGCGCCGCCACGTGCGCGCCGAGCTGGCGGTGCGCGAGGCGCTGGTCCGCACGCGCACGCGGTGCATCGCGCTCGCCAAGGCGCTCGTGCGCCGCGACGGCCTGCGCGTGCCGAGCAGCACGGCCGCGAACTTCGTCGAGCGACTCACGGCGCTCCCCCTCGGGTCGACGCTGGCGGCCGAGCTCGCGCCGTTGATCGCGGTCCTCGGCCCGCTGAACGTCCAGATCGAGGCCGCGGACGCGCGCATCGCGGCACTGGGGCGCACGGACCCGATCGTGGCGCTGCTGCAGACGGCCCCCTCCATCGGGCCGGTGACCTCGAGCGGCCTCGTCGCGATTGCGGATGACGTCGGCCGGTTCCCGTCGGCGCACCAGTTCGAGGCCTTCCTCGGGCTGGTGCCCGGGGAGCGGAGCTCAGGCGAGAAGCGCCGGGTCGGGCACATCACGAAGGCGGGCAACCGCCGCGCGCGCTATCTCCTGGTCGAGGCGGCGTGGCGCATCCTCCGCTCGAAGGCGGCCGACACCGCGGTGCTGCGCGCGTGGGCGCAGCGCATCCTGCATCGGCGGGGCAAGAAGATCGCGGCGGTCGCGCTGGCGCGGCGGCTCGCGGGCATCCTGTATGCGATGTGGCGGGATCAGCGGGCGTATGACGCGGGCCAGCTGCGGATGCCGCCGAGCGAGCCGGTGCACGCCGCGTAA
- a CDS encoding integrase core domain-containing protein, giving the protein MDQRKEFVREYRRGLYTMTEMAERYEISRKTGYALVRRVDELGMAGLQPQSRRPHTSPNRTPAHIAALLIDAKRKHPHWGPAMLLDWLAPRHGEIRDWPAVSTAGAILKREGLVQPRRKRSPRTHPGVVDPVTAVPNDLWTADFKGQFRTQDHVYCYPLTIADQHTRFLLTCHGLKSVKGKDARPIFERTFREYGLPRAIRTDNGAPFVTRSICGLSHLNVWWMRLGIQHQRIRPASPQENGAHERMHRTLKREAIRPPRATMRSQQRAFDAFRTEYNEERPHTHHGGKPPGSQYDASPREYPSRLPALEYPGHYIVKRVTTVGTFRFNTKVIFIANALRGYHLGFTEEADGIWSIYFGEILLAKMDERNYIIRE; this is encoded by the coding sequence ATGGACCAGCGGAAAGAGTTCGTGCGCGAGTATCGGCGCGGCCTGTACACGATGACGGAGATGGCCGAGCGCTACGAGATCAGCCGGAAGACCGGCTACGCGCTGGTGCGGCGCGTCGACGAGCTCGGCATGGCGGGCCTGCAGCCGCAGAGCCGGCGGCCGCACACGAGCCCGAACCGGACGCCGGCCCACATCGCGGCGCTGCTCATCGACGCGAAGCGGAAGCATCCGCACTGGGGCCCGGCGATGCTGCTCGACTGGCTCGCGCCGCGGCACGGGGAGATCCGCGACTGGCCGGCCGTGAGCACCGCGGGCGCGATCTTGAAGCGCGAGGGCTTGGTGCAGCCGCGCCGCAAGCGATCCCCCCGCACGCATCCTGGCGTGGTCGATCCGGTGACCGCGGTACCGAACGATCTGTGGACGGCCGACTTCAAGGGGCAGTTCCGCACGCAGGACCACGTGTACTGCTATCCGCTCACGATCGCCGACCAGCACACGCGCTTCCTGCTGACATGCCACGGCCTCAAGTCCGTGAAGGGGAAGGACGCCCGGCCGATCTTCGAGCGCACGTTCCGGGAGTATGGGCTGCCGCGCGCCATCCGCACCGACAACGGCGCGCCGTTCGTGACGCGCTCGATCTGCGGGCTCTCGCACCTGAACGTCTGGTGGATGCGGCTCGGCATCCAGCACCAGCGCATCCGGCCCGCGTCGCCGCAGGAGAACGGGGCGCACGAGCGGATGCATCGCACCCTGAAGCGCGAGGCCATCCGGCCGCCCCGGGCCACGATGCGGTCCCAGCAGCGCGCATTCGATGCCTTCCGCACGGAATACAATGAAGAGCGGCCGCACACGCATCACGGCGGGAAGCCGCCAGGCTCGCAGTACGATGCCTCGCCGCGCGAGTATCCGTCACGGCTCCCGGCCCTCGAGTACCCCGGGCACTACATCGTAAAGCGCGTCACGACGGTGGGGACCTTCCGATTCAACACCAAGGTGATCTTCATCGCGAACGCGCTCCGCGGCTATCATCTCGGCTTCACCGAAGAGGCGGACGGGATCTGGTCGATCTACTTCGGCGAGATCCTGCTGGCGAAGATGGACGAACGGAACTACATCATCCGGGAATGA
- a CDS encoding type II toxin-antitoxin system RelE/ParE family toxin yields the protein MPALIVRVRARTEIDEAFEWYRARSPGAASDFLDAVDQALTLIAEAPERFPVVRGRLRRLLLVGFPYAVYYKLYPRSISVVGVIHGHRHPDTWLERAAP from the coding sequence GTGCCGGCTCTCATCGTCCGGGTCCGGGCACGGACCGAAATCGATGAGGCGTTCGAGTGGTACCGCGCCCGCTCTCCCGGGGCGGCCAGCGACTTCCTCGACGCCGTCGACCAAGCACTGACGCTCATCGCCGAAGCACCGGAGCGTTTTCCGGTCGTCCGCGGGCGCCTGCGTCGCCTACTGCTGGTCGGCTTCCCGTATGCCGTGTACTACAAGCTCTATCCGCGCTCGATCAGTGTGGTCGGTGTCATTCACGGGCATCGCCATCCCGACACGTGGCTTGAGCGCGCGGCGCCATAA
- a CDS encoding IS481 family transposase — MNTHKNARLTPYARREACRRVWAGTPVAQVARAFGVSRQTIYKWLRRRAEVETRSSRPHHSPTRLKRRYRRQILKRRRQRWSSRRIAQHTGLPLSSVGRELRRLGLGRLPRVEPPRRLVRYERARPGELVHLDVKKLGRIGVVGHRIHGDRTRRTRGRGWEFVHVAIDDHTRIAYVEVLPDETAPTAAAFLARAVAWYAALGIVVERILTDNGSCYRALPFAEQALTLGVGQRFTRPYRPQTNGKAERFIRTLLAEWAYERPYGRSGWRTRALPHYLSFYNTERRHSALGDRTPAQRLALYLSTTC, encoded by the coding sequence GTGAACACCCACAAGAATGCACGACTCACCCCGTACGCGCGACGGGAGGCCTGCCGCCGCGTGTGGGCCGGTACGCCCGTCGCCCAGGTCGCCCGCGCCTTCGGTGTGTCGCGGCAGACCATCTACAAGTGGCTGCGCCGCCGCGCGGAGGTCGAGACGCGCTCGTCGCGGCCGCATCACTCGCCGACGCGCCTGAAGCGCCGCTACCGCCGGCAGATCCTCAAGCGGCGGCGGCAGCGGTGGTCGAGCCGCCGCATCGCGCAGCACACGGGCCTGCCACTCTCGAGCGTCGGCCGCGAGCTGCGCCGCCTGGGGCTCGGGCGCCTGCCGCGTGTCGAGCCCCCGCGGCGCCTCGTGCGCTACGAACGGGCGCGGCCCGGCGAGCTCGTGCACCTCGACGTCAAGAAGCTCGGGCGCATCGGCGTCGTCGGGCACCGCATCCACGGGGACCGCACCCGCCGCACGCGCGGACGCGGCTGGGAGTTCGTGCACGTCGCCATCGACGACCACACGCGCATCGCGTACGTCGAGGTCTTGCCTGACGAGACGGCACCGACCGCGGCGGCCTTCCTCGCGCGCGCGGTCGCCTGGTACGCGGCGCTCGGCATCGTCGTCGAGCGCATCCTCACCGACAACGGCAGCTGCTACCGCGCGCTCCCCTTCGCGGAGCAGGCGCTCACGCTCGGCGTCGGCCAGCGCTTCACGCGCCCGTATCGGCCGCAGACGAACGGCAAGGCGGAGCGCTTCATCCGCACGCTGCTCGCGGAGTGGGCCTATGAACGCCCGTACGGCCGCTCCGGCTGGCGGACCCGCGCGCTCCCGCACTATCTCTCCTTCTACAACACCGAGCGCCGCCACAGCGCGCTCGGCGATCGCACCCCGGCCCAGCGACTCGCCCTCTACCTGTCAACAACGTGCTAG
- a CDS encoding IS481 family transposase: MNTHKNARLTPYLRREACRRVAAGAKVAQVARDLAVSRQTIYAWLERPHDVETRSSRPHRSPTRIPRRWRRQIRKRRGQRWSSRRIAQHYGIPLSTVGRELRRLGLGRLPRVDGPRRIVRYERDRPGELVHLDIKKLARISRVGHRIHGDYTRRTHGRGWEFVHVAIDDHTRLAYVEVLPEETAEAAAGFLARAVAWYAALGITVERVLTDNGSCYRALPFGEQALALGIGQRFTRPYRPQTNGKAERFIRTLITEWAYNRAYARSGWRTRALAHYLSFYNTERRHSALGNTTPAMRLAQHLSTTC; the protein is encoded by the coding sequence ATGAACACCCACAAGAATGCACGCCTGACGCCCTATCTGCGACGGGAGGCCTGCCGCCGCGTCGCCGCCGGCGCGAAGGTGGCGCAGGTCGCCCGCGACCTCGCGGTCTCCCGCCAGACGATCTACGCGTGGCTCGAGCGCCCCCACGACGTCGAGACCCGGTCGTCGCGCCCGCACCGGTCGCCGACGCGGATCCCGCGCCGCTGGCGGCGGCAGATCCGCAAGCGCCGCGGCCAGCGCTGGTCCAGCCGCCGCATCGCCCAGCACTACGGCATCCCGCTCTCGACCGTCGGCCGCGAGCTGCGCCGCCTCGGCCTGGGCCGCCTGCCGCGCGTCGACGGGCCGCGGCGCATCGTCCGCTACGAGCGGGACCGGCCCGGCGAGCTCGTGCACCTCGACATCAAGAAGCTTGCCCGCATCTCGCGCGTGGGGCACCGCATCCACGGTGACTACACCCGGCGGACGCACGGCCGCGGCTGGGAGTTCGTGCACGTCGCGATCGACGACCACACGCGCCTCGCGTACGTCGAGGTGCTGCCGGAGGAGACCGCGGAAGCCGCGGCCGGCTTCCTCGCGCGGGCGGTCGCGTGGTACGCGGCGCTCGGCATCACGGTCGAGCGCGTGCTCACCGACAACGGCAGCTGCTACCGCGCGCTGCCCTTCGGCGAGCAGGCCCTGGCCCTCGGCATCGGCCAGCGCTTCACGCGGCCCTACCGGCCGCAGACGAACGGGAAGGCGGAGCGCTTCATCCGCACGCTGATCACTGAATGGGCCTACAACCGGGCGTATGCGCGCTCAGGCTGGCGGACCCGGGCGCTCGCGCACTATCTCTCCTTCTACAACACCGAGCGGCGGCACAGCGCCCTCGGCAACACGACCCCGGCGATGCGGCTCGCCCAGCACCTGTCAACAACGTGCTGA